A region of Lathamus discolor isolate bLatDis1 chromosome 14, bLatDis1.hap1, whole genome shotgun sequence DNA encodes the following proteins:
- the MNT gene encoding max-binding protein MNT — protein MSIETLLEAARFLEWQAQQQQSAREENEQHEKLRLEREQEQKKAGKGSAPRASSAASPEEPRGELLVPISPPAPAPPPPPPPLAAPISVIPIPVVTGPPPQAQTALSPPLAQRHQPLVSAPGLSPEAPPVAPVLQRPPGPLLPDGAAAPPPSGSPKQLQHYAAPVLAISQHHVVQQQPIQPQPQAALQHPAAPAPLGMLKLAPAEDAKPNEQKKRPGGVGTREVHNKLEKNRRAHLKECFETLKRNIPNVDDKKTSNLSVLRSALRYIQTLKRKEKEYEHEMERLAREKIATQQRLAELKNELSQWMDILEIDRIIRQTVQPEDDQASTSTASEGEDNMDEDMEDDRPVNSLPKLTQRQHPELLKAVPTNAASHHPAVLPQHLPIQQKQTPAHPPPPIQTQALVQPQAIVPAQTHIVAASTVQSTVIAHTATTHASVIQTVNHVIQGPQTKHIAHIAPSTSSPVQLTTAAQPIGHITVHPATINHMAHLGQQLPIYPQPVAVSQPVVSHIAHTISHQQVNGTTSLGQQAVMAKPAVGTQVVHHPQLVGQTVLNPVTMVTMPSFPVSTLKLA, from the exons ATGAGCATCGAGACGCTGCTGGAGGCGGCGCGGTTCCTGGAGTGGCaggcgcagcagcagcagagcgcaCGTG AGGAGAATGAGCAGCACGAGAAGCTCCGCCTggagagggagcaggagcagaagaaGGCCGGGAAGGGGAGCGCGCCGCGGGCCAGCAGCGCCGCGTCCCCCGAGGAGCCCCGCGGCGAGCTGCTGGTGCCCATctcccccccggccccggcgccgccgccgccgcccccgccGCTGGCAGCCCCCATTTCGGTCATTCCCATCCCCGTTGTCACCGGCCCCCCCCCGCAGGCTCAGACCGCGCTGTCCCCGCCGCTCGCCCAGCGCCACCAGCCCCTGGTGAGCGCGCCCGGCCTCAGCCCGGAGGCGCCGCCGGTCGCGCCCGTGCTCCAGCGGCCGCCGGGGCCGCTCCTGCCGGACGGGGCCGCCGCGCCCCCCCCGTCGGGCAGCCCGAAGCAGCTCCAGCATTACGCGGCGCCCGTCCTGGCCATCTCGCAGCACCAtgtggtgcagcagcagcccatccagccccagccccaggcgGCCCTGCAGCACCCGGCAGCGCCCGCGCCGCTCGGCATGCTGAAGCTGGCTCCGGCGGAGGACGCGAAACCGAACGAGCAGAAGAAGAGACCTGGCGG GGTTGGGACCAGGGAAGTACATAATAAATTGGAGAAGAACAG ACGGGCTCATTTGAAAGAATGCTTCGAGACATTAAAGCGCAACATCCCCAACGTCGACGACAAGAAGACCTCAAACCTCAGTGTCCTAAGGAGTGCCTTGAGATACATCCAG ACtttaaagaggaaggaaaaggagtatGAACACGAGATGGAGCGGCTGGCGAGAGAGAAGATTGCTACCCAGCAGCGCCTGGCGGAGCTGAAGAACGAGCTGAGCCAGTGGATGGACATCCTGGAGATCGACAGGATTATCCGGCAGACGGTTCAGCCGGAGGATGACCAGGCATCTACCTCGACTGCATCAG AGGGCGAAGACAACATGGATGAGGACATGGAAGATGACAGGCCAGTGAACTCATTACCAAAACTAACCCAGCGGCAGCACCCGGAGCTGCTGAAAGCCGTCCCCACAAACGCTGCTTCCCACCACCCGGCGGTCCTGCCGCAGCACCTGCCCATCCAGCAGAAACAGACCCCAGCCCACCCTCCGCCTCCCATCCAGACACAAGCACTGGTCCAGCCGCAGGCGATCGTCCCCGCACAGACTCACATCGTGGCGGCTTCGACAGTGCAATCGACTGTTATAGCCCACACGGCCACTACCCACGCTTCGGTCATCCAGACTGTCAACCACGTGATTCAGGGTCCACAGACCAAGCACATTGCTCACATTGCACCTTCCACATCCAGCCCCGTGCAACTCACCACTGCTGCTCAGCCTATCGGCCACATCACTGTGCACCCAGCCACCATCAACCACATGGCCCACCTCGGCCAGCAGCTGCCCATCTACCCTCAGCCCGTGGCCGTCAGCCAGCCCGTCGTGAGCCACATCGCTCACACGATCTCGCACCAGCAAGTGAATGGAACCACGAGCCTTGGCCAGCAGGCGGTGATGGCCAAGCCCGCTGTAGGAACCCAGGTTGTCCATCACCCGCAGTTAGTGGGGCAGACGGTCCTAAACCCGGTGACTATGGTGACCATGCCGTCGTTCCCCGTGAGCACGCTGAAGCTGGCCTAG